GGTTAGTAATGTTTGTAAAAtggatgatagatggatggaaATACCATGGAATGCTACAAAGCAGTGTTTCTTAAATACAAGCTGAGGTGTTCTGGGAAGGTACATGGATGTAGTTTAAAAGATCTTAAGAATTGTCTATgagaaattcttaaattttattttataataatttaaaaataattgtaagcATATTTAGTAGCCTCTGTATTATTATAACAGGTCTGTGACTCATTTTTACTGGCTTTGTTGACATGTGTTTGTGATTGCATTTTGGCATGAGATAATATTACATGCTATGAAATAAGCTTTTACAGTGGTTCAAACAGAGAAAAATGGTGAAAAAATCACATTGTCATATAATAGTATAGGCTTGCTGAATTAAAAACAGTGCATTCAGTATCGTGTTCATGTTGCAACTGGTTTCAACTAAATATCATTTATCGTTTCAAATTAATGTTAATAtgatattgattttatttgtatttaatttgtaaattctattttatagttGTTGAAGAACTATAAAATGTGATACCATAATCAATGCAATAAAATATGGGGGGAAGGAGATGTATGGAGACTTTGCAATTTTACAGACTAAAAAGGATTTAGCAGGGTTTCTGGGTAGAAATCACCACATGGGAATCCATAGCATTTCAGTACATCAGAAATAACCAGttaaatatataggaaaaaaatcctcAGTGTCATagttcatttgtgctgctataacaaaatacccgagactagataaattataaagaacagaagtttatttctcacagttctggaggtggaaagtccaggatcaagacaccagcagattcagcgtctggtgaaggcctgcttTCTCATAGAAAGCTAgccatcttctcactgtaacCTCACGTAGtggaaggggcaaacaagctctctggagtctcctttgtaagggcactaatcacctctcaaagcccTTACCTCCTAATGCTTTCACTTTGGGGGTTAAGATTtctacatatgaatttgggggaaaaacattcagaccacagcactatGGTCCCTAGTCATTAAAAGAGTGTGATATTGGTACAAAGATAGACAAAGAGACTTAATAAAACATAGATCCCAGAATGGACCCTTACATATGTGGGACCTTTGTAAATAGAAGTTGCATTATAAAACATTGGGGGAAAGATGAACTCTTCAATAAGAGATTCTGGGATATAATGCTTtccatgtagaaaaaaataaaatattttcctgtacCATACACAGAAATATATTACAAATGAATTACCTTGgcatataaatgtttttaaatggagGAAATAAGAATCTTTTTATGATTATAGGGAATAAAAGGCTCTTAAGACacaaaacagataataaaaaaaatatatcagtttGATTACATCAAAAATTAAACTGcattacagaaaacagaatgATATTAAAGACAAGTGACACACTGAGGAAGATATTTGTCATAGACAAGAAAGATATGTTGTGTAAATTGGGATTATTTTAGGAGATAGAGAGTAGCAAGTTTTCAAGTCTTTATAGTGAGAGAAAAGCTATCTCCATCTACTATTTCTGAGCTCAAGGTTTTTGTTTAAAACGTATTGAGTGCGCCTCTCGGGCTCAGACGTGCAGACCGACGGGTGGTAAGGGCAGCTGAGCGTGCGAGGGCGCCGTTGCCTTTCCGAGTTGCTCTCTTCCAGGCTCTGTCCGGTGGTCAGCATGGCCCGTGGAAATCAACGAGAACTTGCCTGCcagaaaaacatgaagaaaatccaggaaattagtaaaggaaaaagaaaagaggatagCTTGACTACCTCTCAGAGAAAGCAGAGGGACTCTGAGATCATACAACAAAAGCAGAAGGCAGCTAATGAGAAGAAGTCTATGcagacaagagaaaaatgactggcTGTTTGGAAAACCTGGGTGCTACTGCCAACTGGGTGTATCATAAGCTCTCAGATCTCAAGATTTGGTAGAGTGAACAGTCATTACATATGATATAATCTATCCTTATAAAactgtttattttaaactttaccTTTCAGCCTGACTTTGTGTGATATTTTAGAACCATTCTTCAAAGAATAAAACACCATGCATATGATGTATTGGTGAATGTTATTTTTTATCAGCTTTGAACATTTATATAATTTGATAGGTAATGTGATCAAATAGGATCTCTTATATAAATCTAGAATCTTTGTCATAAATTTTGTTAAAGTAGATCTTTAAAGCAAGTTttaggcctggccagttagctcagttggttagagtgcggtgtgtggtgttgtaacaccaaggtcaagggttcagattcccttagccagccagctgccaaaaatgttaaaaataaaaaaggtcaaTTTTATTGTATAATAGAATTAAGATCTGTTTGAATAATTTTGCTTTGTAATCAACTGGTTTGCATGAAGAATTTGCAATAGATAATACAAACCACCTGGAATAGCTACTAAATGGATGTAAATTAAATGAGGTgtcagtaaggaaaaaaaaaaaaagtattgagtGCCTCTCCCTCGAGTTGACCTATTATTTAGT
The sequence above is drawn from the Cynocephalus volans isolate mCynVol1 chromosome 8, mCynVol1.pri, whole genome shotgun sequence genome and encodes:
- the LOC134385215 gene encoding small EDRK-rich factor 1-like, whose product is MARGNQRELACQKNMKKIQEISKGKRKEDSLTTSQRKQRDSEIIQQKQKAANEKKSMQTREK